The Ciconia boyciana chromosome 17, ASM3463844v1, whole genome shotgun sequence genome contains a region encoding:
- the KIAA0753 gene encoding protein moonraker isoform X4, whose translation MFSVVSEERLKLAIQLAKRDIKRRHLEEQVKQQVFGEAVNKPLLAQKSQQQKTEVFESPENKNALKSQARLKYQQKLGQPSKVETTTSGAKVYLYTPNEGRLVPAVLDSPPTHDIGPDPKPNVNKKEDENMQEVRRLQKELRSYVQKIEELTKKGRERKILDPDKKQQVCTRRQKQAAQSARMLYMLQQQVKEIQDDLEKLSPHKIKHTKKSRAVSRLAAAHRGAVRALQAFANQFTDQAEEQIPTHYKELGSLIRQLSLCSAKLEVDSSISDIIIDILLQVEDLNSLLEKKQTPKKVKKCISASQGKSPRNTETFPARKRLTSPKGENKPLILKGQYGQEPRKPPAARSLLTAVQKANSCAHTLHNKFREENDSPTPERNATLQGSTDALVRARTVKKDPILDSGPLKKKSVLLPAKSQGMLKSLKSRQVQPQRKHARFQETTIAFQLKENKRFVKESRMPCVPPNPTSPPVSPKRLAWLEAETSRRVKALTDLSRGETKKIQKLRSQSASPTQYADKVEKAVRERLEPLLDRTQQVAANADILSEKVLDDLLEDTARELWSMEQHERVQTEALPMADTHSLESMLQRMEEIERYQEAVRRRFTQVVYSDSEFWAQQDKMKQQIASIAKRPTSPHPIQITKLIGRTEPEMDILFEKLFDGNDIDENKEAEEKLQTGNDVLQPLTWNSLQKECHVSLSVPKHMLQSILDYNSRYKHHLKLISHEAVGSFNPWQIAESLAEQLTEEALCDVAAELQDVCEDYAEAVFTSEFLQPAQ comes from the exons ATGTTTTCAGTGGTATCTGAAGAGAGACTAAAATTGGCTATTCAGCTAGCCAAAAGGGACATAAAACGAAGACATCTTGAAGAGCAAGTGAAACAGCAAGTGTTTGGAGAGGCTGTCAACAAACCATTGTTGGCCCAGAAGTCACAACAGCAGAAGACTGAAGTATTTGAAagtccagaaaataaaaatgcactgaagtCTCAAGCTCGCTTGAAATATCAGCAGAAACTTGGTCAGCCTTCCAAAGTGGAGACTACCACATCTGGCGCTAAAGTTTATCTCTACACACCGAATGAGGGAAGGCTAGTACCAGCTGTTTTGGACTCTCCGCCCACCCATGACATAGGACCGGACCCCAAGccaaatgtaaacaaaaaagaagacgAAAATATGCAGGAAGTCCGACGGCTGCAAAAGGAATTGAGGAGCTATGTCCAAAAAATTGAAGAACTGACTAAAAAAG ggagagagagaaaaattttaGATCCTGATAAAAAGCAACAAGTTTGCACTAGGAGACAGAAACAAGCTGCACAGTCAGCTCGGATGCTGTACATGCTCCAGCAACAG GTAAAAGAAATTCAGGATGATTTAGAGAAACTGAGTCCTCATAAAATCAAACATACTAAAAAG tctCGAGCAGTATCCCGATTGGCGGCAGCACACAGAGGAGCTGTACGAGCCTTGCAGGCATTTGCCAATCAGTTTACAGATCAAGCAGAGGAGCAAATTCCTACTCACTACAAGGAACTGGGCAGTCTCATTCGACAACTGTCTCTCTGTTCTGCCAAACTAGAAGTGGATTCTTCCATTTCTGACATTATCATAGATATTTTGTTGCAAGTTGAG GATCTGAATtcactgctggaaaagaaacaaactcccaaaaaagtgaagaaatgtatttcagcaTCTCAGGGCAAATCTCCAAGGAACACTGAGACATTTCCAGCCAGAAAGCGGCTTACATCtccaaaaggagaaaacaaacctcTCATCTTAAAGGGACAGTATGGGCAAGAACCTAGAAAACCTCCAGCTGCCAGGAGTCTCTTGACTG cagttCAGAAGGCAAACAGTTGTGCTCATACCTTGCACAATAAATTCCGAGAAGAAAATGACTCACCTACTCCAGAGAGAAATGCCACTTTACAAGGAAGCACAGACGCATTGGTGAGAGCTAGAACTGTAAAAAAAGATCCCATCCTTGACAGTGGccctttgaagaagaaaagtgtGTTATTACCTGCAAAATCACAG GGAATGCTGAAATCTCTAAAATCAAGACAGGTACAGCCTCAACGAAAGCATGCCCGATTTCAAGAGACAACTATAGCTTTccagctaaaagaaaacaaacgaTTTGTTAAGGAGAGCAGAATGCCCTGCGTGCCCCCAAACCCTACATCTCCGCCTGTTTCACCTAAGCG actAGCATGGCTCGAAGCAGAAACTTCAAGAAGAGTGAAGGCTCTAACTGACCTTAGCAGGGGAGAAAcgaaaaaaatacaaaagttaaG GTCACAAAGTGCTTCTCCAACCCAGTATGCAGACAAAGTTGAGAAGGCAGTACGAGAGCGCTTAGAACCTCTATTAGATAGGACACAG caggTTGCAGCAAATGCAGATATTCTGAGTGAAAAGGTATTGGATGATCTTTTGGAAGATACTGCTCGGGAACTGTGGAGTATGGAACAGCATGAGAGAGTCCAGACCGAGGCTCTGCCTATGGCTGACACTCATAGTCTGGAGTCAATGTTGCAAAGAATGGAAGAAATTGAA AGATACCAGGAGGCTGTACGCAGGAGATTCACCCAGGTTGTGTACAGTGATTCGGAGTTCTGGGCCCAGCAAGACAAAATGA AACAACAAATTGCATCAATAGCTAAAAGACCTACATCTCCGCATCCAATTCAGATAACCAAATTAATCGGACGTACAGAGCCAGAAATggacattttatttgaaaaactttttGATGGCAA TGATAttgatgaaaacaaagaagcagaggagaaattGCAGACTGGAAATGACGTTCTGCAGCCCTTGACTTGGAATTCTCTACAGAAAGAGTGccatgtttctctctctgtgccAAAGCATATGCTCCAGAGCATCTTGGATTATAACAGCAGATACAAGCATCACTTAAAGCTTATTTCCCATGAGGCAGTAGGCAGTTTCAATCCATGGCAGATTGCTGAGAG tCTTGCAGAGCAACTAACAGAAGAAGCCCTATGTGAtgtggcagcagagctgcaggatgTTTGTGAGGATTATGCAGAAGCTGTGTTCACGTCAGAGTTTTTGCAGCCAGCGCagtaa
- the KIAA0753 gene encoding protein moonraker isoform X3, with amino-acid sequence MGLSKPAMSDGTFAFTTQLYRNEAKALQTQLQFNRNVPAVPENLALRFSNPHPIIIEKLKASNDQRNLAGSEDPSIRNSGMFSVVSEERLKLAIQLAKRDIKRRHLEEQVKQQVFGEAVNKPLLAQKSQQQKTEVFESPENKNALKSQARLKYQQKLGQPSKVETTTSGAKVYLYTPNEGRLVPAVLDSPPTHDIGPDPKPNVNKKEDENMQEVRRLQKELRSYVQKIEELTKKGRERKILDPDKKQQVCTRRQKQAAQSARMLYMLQQQVKEIQDDLEKLSPHKIKHTKKDLNSLLEKKQTPKKVKKCISASQGKSPRNTETFPARKRLTSPKGENKPLILKGQYGQEPRKPPAARSLLTAVQKANSCAHTLHNKFREENDSPTPERNATLQGSTDALVRARTVKKDPILDSGPLKKKSVLLPAKSQGMLKSLKSRQVQPQRKHARFQETTIAFQLKENKRFVKESRMPCVPPNPTSPPVSPKRLAWLEAETSRRVKALTDLSRGETKKIQKLRSQSASPTQYADKVEKAVRERLEPLLDRTQQVAANADILSEKVLDDLLEDTARELWSMEQHERVQTEALPMADTHSLESMLQRMEEIERYQEAVRRRFTQVVYSDSEFWAQQDKMKQQIASIAKRPTSPHPIQITKLIGRTEPEMDILFEKLFDGNDIDENKEAEEKLQTGNDVLQPLTWNSLQKECHVSLSVPKHMLQSILDYNSRYKHHLKLISHEAVGSFNPWQIAESLAEQLTEEALCDVAAELQDVCEDYAEAVFTSEFLQPAQ; translated from the exons ATGGGACTAAGCAAGCCAGCTATGTCTGATGGTACATTTGCATTCACTACCCAGCTATACAGGAATGAAGCAAAGGCTTTACAAACACAG CTCCAGTTTAACAGAAATGTTCCTGCAGTTCCAGAGAACTTGGCACTCAGATTCTCTAACCCCCATCCAATTATAATAGAAAAACTGAAGGCATCCAATGATCAGAGAAATCTAGCTGGAAGTGAGGACCCCAGCATAAGAAACTCTGGCATGTTTTCAGTGGTATCTGAAGAGAGACTAAAATTGGCTATTCAGCTAGCCAAAAGGGACATAAAACGAAGACATCTTGAAGAGCAAGTGAAACAGCAAGTGTTTGGAGAGGCTGTCAACAAACCATTGTTGGCCCAGAAGTCACAACAGCAGAAGACTGAAGTATTTGAAagtccagaaaataaaaatgcactgaagtCTCAAGCTCGCTTGAAATATCAGCAGAAACTTGGTCAGCCTTCCAAAGTGGAGACTACCACATCTGGCGCTAAAGTTTATCTCTACACACCGAATGAGGGAAGGCTAGTACCAGCTGTTTTGGACTCTCCGCCCACCCATGACATAGGACCGGACCCCAAGccaaatgtaaacaaaaaagaagacgAAAATATGCAGGAAGTCCGACGGCTGCAAAAGGAATTGAGGAGCTATGTCCAAAAAATTGAAGAACTGACTAAAAAAG ggagagagagaaaaattttaGATCCTGATAAAAAGCAACAAGTTTGCACTAGGAGACAGAAACAAGCTGCACAGTCAGCTCGGATGCTGTACATGCTCCAGCAACAG GTAAAAGAAATTCAGGATGATTTAGAGAAACTGAGTCCTCATAAAATCAAACATACTAAAAAG GATCTGAATtcactgctggaaaagaaacaaactcccaaaaaagtgaagaaatgtatttcagcaTCTCAGGGCAAATCTCCAAGGAACACTGAGACATTTCCAGCCAGAAAGCGGCTTACATCtccaaaaggagaaaacaaacctcTCATCTTAAAGGGACAGTATGGGCAAGAACCTAGAAAACCTCCAGCTGCCAGGAGTCTCTTGACTG cagttCAGAAGGCAAACAGTTGTGCTCATACCTTGCACAATAAATTCCGAGAAGAAAATGACTCACCTACTCCAGAGAGAAATGCCACTTTACAAGGAAGCACAGACGCATTGGTGAGAGCTAGAACTGTAAAAAAAGATCCCATCCTTGACAGTGGccctttgaagaagaaaagtgtGTTATTACCTGCAAAATCACAG GGAATGCTGAAATCTCTAAAATCAAGACAGGTACAGCCTCAACGAAAGCATGCCCGATTTCAAGAGACAACTATAGCTTTccagctaaaagaaaacaaacgaTTTGTTAAGGAGAGCAGAATGCCCTGCGTGCCCCCAAACCCTACATCTCCGCCTGTTTCACCTAAGCG actAGCATGGCTCGAAGCAGAAACTTCAAGAAGAGTGAAGGCTCTAACTGACCTTAGCAGGGGAGAAAcgaaaaaaatacaaaagttaaG GTCACAAAGTGCTTCTCCAACCCAGTATGCAGACAAAGTTGAGAAGGCAGTACGAGAGCGCTTAGAACCTCTATTAGATAGGACACAG caggTTGCAGCAAATGCAGATATTCTGAGTGAAAAGGTATTGGATGATCTTTTGGAAGATACTGCTCGGGAACTGTGGAGTATGGAACAGCATGAGAGAGTCCAGACCGAGGCTCTGCCTATGGCTGACACTCATAGTCTGGAGTCAATGTTGCAAAGAATGGAAGAAATTGAA AGATACCAGGAGGCTGTACGCAGGAGATTCACCCAGGTTGTGTACAGTGATTCGGAGTTCTGGGCCCAGCAAGACAAAATGA AACAACAAATTGCATCAATAGCTAAAAGACCTACATCTCCGCATCCAATTCAGATAACCAAATTAATCGGACGTACAGAGCCAGAAATggacattttatttgaaaaactttttGATGGCAA TGATAttgatgaaaacaaagaagcagaggagaaattGCAGACTGGAAATGACGTTCTGCAGCCCTTGACTTGGAATTCTCTACAGAAAGAGTGccatgtttctctctctgtgccAAAGCATATGCTCCAGAGCATCTTGGATTATAACAGCAGATACAAGCATCACTTAAAGCTTATTTCCCATGAGGCAGTAGGCAGTTTCAATCCATGGCAGATTGCTGAGAG tCTTGCAGAGCAACTAACAGAAGAAGCCCTATGTGAtgtggcagcagagctgcaggatgTTTGTGAGGATTATGCAGAAGCTGTGTTCACGTCAGAGTTTTTGCAGCCAGCGCagtaa
- the KIAA0753 gene encoding protein moonraker isoform X1 → MGLSKPAMSDGTFAFTTQLYRNEAKALQTQLQFNRNVPAVPENLALRFSNPHPIIIEKLKASNDQRNLAGSEDPSIRNSGMFSVVSEERLKLAIQLAKRDIKRRHLEEQVKQQVFGEAVNKPLLAQKSQQQKTEVFESPENKNALKSQARLKYQQKLGQPSKVETTTSGAKVYLYTPNEGRLVPAVLDSPPTHDIGPDPKPNVNKKEDENMQEVRRLQKELRSYVQKIEELTKKGRERKILDPDKKQQVCTRRQKQAAQSARMLYMLQQQVKEIQDDLEKLSPHKIKHTKKSRAVSRLAAAHRGAVRALQAFANQFTDQAEEQIPTHYKELGSLIRQLSLCSAKLEVDSSISDIIIDILLQVEDLNSLLEKKQTPKKVKKCISASQGKSPRNTETFPARKRLTSPKGENKPLILKGQYGQEPRKPPAARSLLTAVQKANSCAHTLHNKFREENDSPTPERNATLQGSTDALVRARTVKKDPILDSGPLKKKSVLLPAKSQGMLKSLKSRQVQPQRKHARFQETTIAFQLKENKRFVKESRMPCVPPNPTSPPVSPKRLAWLEAETSRRVKALTDLSRGETKKIQKLRSQSASPTQYADKVEKAVRERLEPLLDRTQQVAANADILSEKVLDDLLEDTARELWSMEQHERVQTEALPMADTHSLESMLQRMEEIERYQEAVRRRFTQVVYSDSEFWAQQDKMKQQIASIAKRPTSPHPIQITKLIGRTEPEMDILFEKLFDGNDIDENKEAEEKLQTGNDVLQPLTWNSLQKECHVSLSVPKHMLQSILDYNSRYKHHLKLISHEAVGSFNPWQIAESLAEQLTEEALCDVAAELQDVCEDYAEAVFTSEFLQPAQ, encoded by the exons ATGGGACTAAGCAAGCCAGCTATGTCTGATGGTACATTTGCATTCACTACCCAGCTATACAGGAATGAAGCAAAGGCTTTACAAACACAG CTCCAGTTTAACAGAAATGTTCCTGCAGTTCCAGAGAACTTGGCACTCAGATTCTCTAACCCCCATCCAATTATAATAGAAAAACTGAAGGCATCCAATGATCAGAGAAATCTAGCTGGAAGTGAGGACCCCAGCATAAGAAACTCTGGCATGTTTTCAGTGGTATCTGAAGAGAGACTAAAATTGGCTATTCAGCTAGCCAAAAGGGACATAAAACGAAGACATCTTGAAGAGCAAGTGAAACAGCAAGTGTTTGGAGAGGCTGTCAACAAACCATTGTTGGCCCAGAAGTCACAACAGCAGAAGACTGAAGTATTTGAAagtccagaaaataaaaatgcactgaagtCTCAAGCTCGCTTGAAATATCAGCAGAAACTTGGTCAGCCTTCCAAAGTGGAGACTACCACATCTGGCGCTAAAGTTTATCTCTACACACCGAATGAGGGAAGGCTAGTACCAGCTGTTTTGGACTCTCCGCCCACCCATGACATAGGACCGGACCCCAAGccaaatgtaaacaaaaaagaagacgAAAATATGCAGGAAGTCCGACGGCTGCAAAAGGAATTGAGGAGCTATGTCCAAAAAATTGAAGAACTGACTAAAAAAG ggagagagagaaaaattttaGATCCTGATAAAAAGCAACAAGTTTGCACTAGGAGACAGAAACAAGCTGCACAGTCAGCTCGGATGCTGTACATGCTCCAGCAACAG GTAAAAGAAATTCAGGATGATTTAGAGAAACTGAGTCCTCATAAAATCAAACATACTAAAAAG tctCGAGCAGTATCCCGATTGGCGGCAGCACACAGAGGAGCTGTACGAGCCTTGCAGGCATTTGCCAATCAGTTTACAGATCAAGCAGAGGAGCAAATTCCTACTCACTACAAGGAACTGGGCAGTCTCATTCGACAACTGTCTCTCTGTTCTGCCAAACTAGAAGTGGATTCTTCCATTTCTGACATTATCATAGATATTTTGTTGCAAGTTGAG GATCTGAATtcactgctggaaaagaaacaaactcccaaaaaagtgaagaaatgtatttcagcaTCTCAGGGCAAATCTCCAAGGAACACTGAGACATTTCCAGCCAGAAAGCGGCTTACATCtccaaaaggagaaaacaaacctcTCATCTTAAAGGGACAGTATGGGCAAGAACCTAGAAAACCTCCAGCTGCCAGGAGTCTCTTGACTG cagttCAGAAGGCAAACAGTTGTGCTCATACCTTGCACAATAAATTCCGAGAAGAAAATGACTCACCTACTCCAGAGAGAAATGCCACTTTACAAGGAAGCACAGACGCATTGGTGAGAGCTAGAACTGTAAAAAAAGATCCCATCCTTGACAGTGGccctttgaagaagaaaagtgtGTTATTACCTGCAAAATCACAG GGAATGCTGAAATCTCTAAAATCAAGACAGGTACAGCCTCAACGAAAGCATGCCCGATTTCAAGAGACAACTATAGCTTTccagctaaaagaaaacaaacgaTTTGTTAAGGAGAGCAGAATGCCCTGCGTGCCCCCAAACCCTACATCTCCGCCTGTTTCACCTAAGCG actAGCATGGCTCGAAGCAGAAACTTCAAGAAGAGTGAAGGCTCTAACTGACCTTAGCAGGGGAGAAAcgaaaaaaatacaaaagttaaG GTCACAAAGTGCTTCTCCAACCCAGTATGCAGACAAAGTTGAGAAGGCAGTACGAGAGCGCTTAGAACCTCTATTAGATAGGACACAG caggTTGCAGCAAATGCAGATATTCTGAGTGAAAAGGTATTGGATGATCTTTTGGAAGATACTGCTCGGGAACTGTGGAGTATGGAACAGCATGAGAGAGTCCAGACCGAGGCTCTGCCTATGGCTGACACTCATAGTCTGGAGTCAATGTTGCAAAGAATGGAAGAAATTGAA AGATACCAGGAGGCTGTACGCAGGAGATTCACCCAGGTTGTGTACAGTGATTCGGAGTTCTGGGCCCAGCAAGACAAAATGA AACAACAAATTGCATCAATAGCTAAAAGACCTACATCTCCGCATCCAATTCAGATAACCAAATTAATCGGACGTACAGAGCCAGAAATggacattttatttgaaaaactttttGATGGCAA TGATAttgatgaaaacaaagaagcagaggagaaattGCAGACTGGAAATGACGTTCTGCAGCCCTTGACTTGGAATTCTCTACAGAAAGAGTGccatgtttctctctctgtgccAAAGCATATGCTCCAGAGCATCTTGGATTATAACAGCAGATACAAGCATCACTTAAAGCTTATTTCCCATGAGGCAGTAGGCAGTTTCAATCCATGGCAGATTGCTGAGAG tCTTGCAGAGCAACTAACAGAAGAAGCCCTATGTGAtgtggcagcagagctgcaggatgTTTGTGAGGATTATGCAGAAGCTGTGTTCACGTCAGAGTTTTTGCAGCCAGCGCagtaa
- the TXNDC17 gene encoding thioredoxin domain-containing protein 17, whose protein sequence is MGWEEKQVRGYPEFVQTAQRYHGRPIFALFCGDKDAEGRSWCPDCVTAEPVVRKELHNMPDESVFIYCLVGDRAYWKDPNNEFRKNLKLTGVPTLLKYGTPQKLVEEECFKAELVRMLFTED, encoded by the exons atgggctgggaggagaagcaggTCCGCGGGTACCCCGAGTTCGTACAGACGGCGCAGCGCTACCACGGCCGGCCTATCTTCGCGCTCTTCTGCGGCGACAAGGATGCCgagggcaggagctggtgcCCGGACTGCGTGACGG CTGAACCGGTTGTGAGGAAGGAACTTCATAACATGCCTGATGAGTCTGTATTCATCTACTGCCTAGTAGGAGATAGAGCCTA CTGGAAAGATCCCAACAATGAATTCAGGAAGAATCTGAAACTAACAGGAGTGCCTACACTACTTAAATATGGAACA CCTCAGAAGCTGGTTgaagaagaatgttttaaagcagagcTTGTGCGTATGTTGTTTACTGAAGACT
- the KIAA0753 gene encoding protein moonraker isoform X2 — MGLSKPAMSDGTFAFTTQLYRNEAKALQTQLQFNRNVPAVPENLALRFSNPHPIIIEKLKASNDQRNLAGSEDPSIRNSGMFSVVSEERLKLAIQLAKRDIKRRHLEEQVKQQVFGEAVNKPLLAQKSQQQKTEVFESPENKNALKSQARLKYQQKLGQPSKVETTTSGAKVYLYTPNEGRLVPAVLDSPPTHDIGPDPKPNVNKKEDENMQEVRRLQKELRSYVQKIEELTKKGRERKILDPDKKQQVCTRRQKQAAQSARMLYMLQQQVKEIQDDLEKLSPHKIKHTKKSRAVSRLAAAHRGAVRALQAFANQFTDQAEEQIPTHYKELGSLIRQLSLCSAKLEVDSSISDIIIDILLQVEDLNSLLEKKQTPKKVKKCISASQGKSPRNTETFPARKRLTSPKGENKPLILKGQYGQEPRKPPAARSLLTVQKANSCAHTLHNKFREENDSPTPERNATLQGSTDALVRARTVKKDPILDSGPLKKKSVLLPAKSQGMLKSLKSRQVQPQRKHARFQETTIAFQLKENKRFVKESRMPCVPPNPTSPPVSPKRLAWLEAETSRRVKALTDLSRGETKKIQKLRSQSASPTQYADKVEKAVRERLEPLLDRTQQVAANADILSEKVLDDLLEDTARELWSMEQHERVQTEALPMADTHSLESMLQRMEEIERYQEAVRRRFTQVVYSDSEFWAQQDKMKQQIASIAKRPTSPHPIQITKLIGRTEPEMDILFEKLFDGNDIDENKEAEEKLQTGNDVLQPLTWNSLQKECHVSLSVPKHMLQSILDYNSRYKHHLKLISHEAVGSFNPWQIAESLAEQLTEEALCDVAAELQDVCEDYAEAVFTSEFLQPAQ; from the exons ATGGGACTAAGCAAGCCAGCTATGTCTGATGGTACATTTGCATTCACTACCCAGCTATACAGGAATGAAGCAAAGGCTTTACAAACACAG CTCCAGTTTAACAGAAATGTTCCTGCAGTTCCAGAGAACTTGGCACTCAGATTCTCTAACCCCCATCCAATTATAATAGAAAAACTGAAGGCATCCAATGATCAGAGAAATCTAGCTGGAAGTGAGGACCCCAGCATAAGAAACTCTGGCATGTTTTCAGTGGTATCTGAAGAGAGACTAAAATTGGCTATTCAGCTAGCCAAAAGGGACATAAAACGAAGACATCTTGAAGAGCAAGTGAAACAGCAAGTGTTTGGAGAGGCTGTCAACAAACCATTGTTGGCCCAGAAGTCACAACAGCAGAAGACTGAAGTATTTGAAagtccagaaaataaaaatgcactgaagtCTCAAGCTCGCTTGAAATATCAGCAGAAACTTGGTCAGCCTTCCAAAGTGGAGACTACCACATCTGGCGCTAAAGTTTATCTCTACACACCGAATGAGGGAAGGCTAGTACCAGCTGTTTTGGACTCTCCGCCCACCCATGACATAGGACCGGACCCCAAGccaaatgtaaacaaaaaagaagacgAAAATATGCAGGAAGTCCGACGGCTGCAAAAGGAATTGAGGAGCTATGTCCAAAAAATTGAAGAACTGACTAAAAAAG ggagagagagaaaaattttaGATCCTGATAAAAAGCAACAAGTTTGCACTAGGAGACAGAAACAAGCTGCACAGTCAGCTCGGATGCTGTACATGCTCCAGCAACAG GTAAAAGAAATTCAGGATGATTTAGAGAAACTGAGTCCTCATAAAATCAAACATACTAAAAAG tctCGAGCAGTATCCCGATTGGCGGCAGCACACAGAGGAGCTGTACGAGCCTTGCAGGCATTTGCCAATCAGTTTACAGATCAAGCAGAGGAGCAAATTCCTACTCACTACAAGGAACTGGGCAGTCTCATTCGACAACTGTCTCTCTGTTCTGCCAAACTAGAAGTGGATTCTTCCATTTCTGACATTATCATAGATATTTTGTTGCAAGTTGAG GATCTGAATtcactgctggaaaagaaacaaactcccaaaaaagtgaagaaatgtatttcagcaTCTCAGGGCAAATCTCCAAGGAACACTGAGACATTTCCAGCCAGAAAGCGGCTTACATCtccaaaaggagaaaacaaacctcTCATCTTAAAGGGACAGTATGGGCAAGAACCTAGAAAACCTCCAGCTGCCAGGAGTCTCTTGACTG ttCAGAAGGCAAACAGTTGTGCTCATACCTTGCACAATAAATTCCGAGAAGAAAATGACTCACCTACTCCAGAGAGAAATGCCACTTTACAAGGAAGCACAGACGCATTGGTGAGAGCTAGAACTGTAAAAAAAGATCCCATCCTTGACAGTGGccctttgaagaagaaaagtgtGTTATTACCTGCAAAATCACAG GGAATGCTGAAATCTCTAAAATCAAGACAGGTACAGCCTCAACGAAAGCATGCCCGATTTCAAGAGACAACTATAGCTTTccagctaaaagaaaacaaacgaTTTGTTAAGGAGAGCAGAATGCCCTGCGTGCCCCCAAACCCTACATCTCCGCCTGTTTCACCTAAGCG actAGCATGGCTCGAAGCAGAAACTTCAAGAAGAGTGAAGGCTCTAACTGACCTTAGCAGGGGAGAAAcgaaaaaaatacaaaagttaaG GTCACAAAGTGCTTCTCCAACCCAGTATGCAGACAAAGTTGAGAAGGCAGTACGAGAGCGCTTAGAACCTCTATTAGATAGGACACAG caggTTGCAGCAAATGCAGATATTCTGAGTGAAAAGGTATTGGATGATCTTTTGGAAGATACTGCTCGGGAACTGTGGAGTATGGAACAGCATGAGAGAGTCCAGACCGAGGCTCTGCCTATGGCTGACACTCATAGTCTGGAGTCAATGTTGCAAAGAATGGAAGAAATTGAA AGATACCAGGAGGCTGTACGCAGGAGATTCACCCAGGTTGTGTACAGTGATTCGGAGTTCTGGGCCCAGCAAGACAAAATGA AACAACAAATTGCATCAATAGCTAAAAGACCTACATCTCCGCATCCAATTCAGATAACCAAATTAATCGGACGTACAGAGCCAGAAATggacattttatttgaaaaactttttGATGGCAA TGATAttgatgaaaacaaagaagcagaggagaaattGCAGACTGGAAATGACGTTCTGCAGCCCTTGACTTGGAATTCTCTACAGAAAGAGTGccatgtttctctctctgtgccAAAGCATATGCTCCAGAGCATCTTGGATTATAACAGCAGATACAAGCATCACTTAAAGCTTATTTCCCATGAGGCAGTAGGCAGTTTCAATCCATGGCAGATTGCTGAGAG tCTTGCAGAGCAACTAACAGAAGAAGCCCTATGTGAtgtggcagcagagctgcaggatgTTTGTGAGGATTATGCAGAAGCTGTGTTCACGTCAGAGTTTTTGCAGCCAGCGCagtaa